A single genomic interval of Helianthus annuus cultivar XRQ/B chromosome 13, HanXRQr2.0-SUNRISE, whole genome shotgun sequence harbors:
- the LOC110944796 gene encoding uncharacterized protein LOC110944796, with protein MFSGRWYRSPRTVEELSELQDLERMLSEGNMAQNSDKWVWDDGAAGTFTVSGFKELIREGVNGMQDLHMKWEGWVPIKVNLITWRAERDRLPTRVALARRRINNPDVLCPMCSVADEDIRHLMVGCEFAYGVWTVICKWCKLDPFFAYDYDDLLMLYKNVHAGKWRKKIIRGIVMIITWVIWNTRNAKVFQNSSTNIIDVVAEVKSRSFLWLKHRSKFKSIVWQDWSSYPLYMCL; from the coding sequence ATGTTCTCAGGCAGGTGGTATAGAAGTCCTCGAACGGTGGAGGAGCTTTCAGAGTTGCAAGATCTGGAAAGAATGTTATCGGAAGGCAACATGGCTCAGAATTCTGATAAGTGGGTTTGGGACGATGGGGCTGCTGGGACATTCACGGTTTCTGGGTTCAAGGAGTTAATTAGAGAAGGCGTTAATGGGATGCAAGATTTACATATGAAGTGGGAAGGATGGGTGCCTATTAAAGTCAATTTAATTACTTGGAGGGCTGAGCGCGACAGGTTACCAACTCGGGTTGCTTTGGCGAGGAGAAGAATTAATAACCCAGATGTTTTATGTCCTATGTGCAGTGTTGCGGATGAAGACATTAGACACCTGATGGTCGGATGCGAATTTGCTTATGGCGTATGGACCGTAATTTGCAAATGGTGTAAGTTGGATCCATTTTTCGCTTATGATTATGATGATTTGTTGATGCTttacaagaatgtgcatgctggaAAATGGAGGAAAAAGATTATTAGAGGCATTGTTATGATCATAACTTGGGTTATTTGGAATACAAGGAATGCGAAGGTCTTTCAAAACTCATCCACGAACATTATAGATGTGGTGGCAGAGGTGAAGTCGAGGTCTTTTTTATGGTTGAAACATAGATCGAAGTTTAAAAGTATTGTTTGGCAGGATTGGTCATCTTATCCATTGTATATGTGTTTATAG
- the LOC110944795 gene encoding SPX domain-containing protein 4-like, which yields MAIRKEFVTVHGEMVLLKNYKSLNFAGIIKILKKYDKRTGGLLRVHFTQLALRQPFFTTEPLTRLVHECEENLDLFPLKAEVVESF from the exons ATGGCGATCCGGAAAGAATTTGTCACCGTTCACGGCGAGATGGTGCTTCTTAAAAACTACAAGTCCTTAAATTTTGCAG GTATCATCAAGATATTAAAAAAGTATGACAAACGAACGGGTGGATTACTGCGTGTACATTTCACACAACTTGCTCTTCGTCAACCATTTTTCACAACGGAACCTCTTACAAGATTAGTCCACGAGTGTGAAGAGAATCTAGACCTCTTCCCTTTAAAAGCGGAAGTAGTTGAATCTTTTTAA